The Pyrus communis chromosome 2, drPyrComm1.1, whole genome shotgun sequence genome includes a window with the following:
- the LOC137726584 gene encoding protein LATERAL BRANCHING OXIDOREDUCTASE 1-like produces the protein MGEVDPAFIQDPDHRPKLSIAEVEGIPLIDLSPISSPDSATDPKLVEEIVREIGNACREWGFFQVINHGVVLDKLRKIETAARKFFALPLEEKRKIRRDEKSVLGYYDSERTKNVRDWKEVFDFTVEEPTLVPASPEPEDKEETEWYNQWPEYPPEFREVCEEYAQEVEKLALKLMGLIALSLGLPEDRFSNYFKDQTSSIRLNHYPACPSPQLALGVGRHKDGGALTVLAQDDVGGLEVRRKTDGAWIRVKPTPNAYIINVGDSIQVWTNEKYQSVEHRVMVNSVKERFSIPYFLNPSHYTLIKPLEELTNEQNPAKYKPYSWGKFMTNRKLSNFKKLNVENIQIHHFRVSE, from the exons ATGGGAGAAGTTGATCCAGCTTTCATCCAGGACCCTGATCACAGGCCTAAACTCTCCATTGCCGAAGTCGAGGGCATTCCCTTGATCGACTTGTCTCCGATAAGCTCCCCAGACTCCGCTACTGACCCTAAACTCGTTGAAGAGATTGTTAGGGAAATAGGTAATGCATGCCGGGAGTGGGGCTTTTTTCAAGTGATAAACCATGGGGTTGTACTGGATAAGCTCCGAAAGATTGAGACTGCTGCTAGAAAGTTCTTTGCTCTGCCTTTGGAGGAGAAGAGGAAGATCCGGAGGGATGAAAAAAGCGTGTTGGGTTACTATGACAGCGAGCGCACGAAGAATGTCAGAGACTGGAAGGAGGTGTTTGATTTCACAGTGGAGGAGCCTACTTTAGTCCCGGCTTCGCCTGAACCCGAGGACAAGGAAGAGACTGAGTGGTATAACCAATGGCCCGAGTATCCTCCGGAGTTCAG GGAGGTATGTGAGGAATATGCTCAAGAAGTCGAAAAGCTAGCTCTGAAGTTGATGGGACTTATTGCCTTGAGCCTAGGCTTGCCAGAAGACAGGTTTAGTAACTATTTCAAAGACCAAACAAGTTCTATCAGACTCAACCACTATCCGGCTTGTCCTTCCCCTCAGTTAGCTCTTGGTGTCGGCCGCCACAAGGATGGCGGTGCTTTAACCGTGCTGGCACAAGATGATGTCGGAGGGTTGGAAGTGAGGAGGAAAACAGACGGAGCATGGATTCGGGTCAAGCCCACCCCAAATGCCTATATCATCAATGTTGGTGACAGCATTCAG GTTTGGACCAATGAAAAATATCAGAGTGTGGAACACAGGGTTATGGTGAACTCGGTGAAGGAACGATTTTCTATTCCTTACTTCCTCAATCCATCACACTACACACTAATCAAGCCTTTGGAGGAGCTGACAAATGAGCAAAACCCTGCCAAGTATAAGCCCTACAGCTGGGGCAAGTTTATGACTAACAGAAAGCTCAGTAATTTCAAGAAACTTAATGTCGAGAACATCCAAATTCATCATTTCCGGGTATCAGAATAA